The Solicola gregarius DNA window GCGGCGATCTGCGTGGCGTGGGCACGCATGGCGTCCAGCTTCTTGTCGACGTACGCCGCGCCGTCGATCTCGGCGGAGAGGTCGGCGTCTTCCACGGCCATCGGCGGCAGCGCGTCGGGATCCATGCCTTCGAACGTCGTCGTGTCGCCGGCGTCACGGAGTGCGCGCAGGCCCGCACGCATGCGCGACGCGGACATCGCCGACCAGTAGATCTTCGGGATGTCCCACGCCTCGCCGAGCTCGCTGCGGAACGACGACACCGCCGCGAGGCTCGAGGCGTAGTGCGCCACCCGATGCGCCTGCACGTGATCGGGGTGGCCGTAGCCGCCGAAGTCGTCGTACGTGACGAGGACCTGCGGGCGTACCTCGCGGATCACCTCGACCAGGTGCGTCGACGCTTCGAGCAGATCCGCGCGCCAGAACGAGTCGTCGCTGACGTCGGGCGGAACGGTCGCCGAGCCGTCATCGGCGTAGATCATGCCGGAGTCGCGGTAACGGCCCGCACCACCGAGGAAACGGTGATCGGTGACGCCGAGGATCTCCATCGCCTTGTCGAGCTCGCCGATGCGGTGCTGGCCGAGCCCGTCGTCGCGATGCGCCGCGAGATGCTCGAGGTCGGGCACGAGCACCTCACCCAGCTCGCCGAGTGTGCAGGTCACCAGCGTGACCGCGGCCCCCTCGGCGACGTACTTCGCCATCGTGGCGCCGTTGCCGATGGTTTCGTCGTCGGGGTGTGCGTGTACGAGCAGGAGGCGGCGATCTGTCATGGGACAAAGCCTAGTGTCCTGCGTTTGAAATGGCTTCACGGCAGGCGTCGTTCAGGTGGATGCATCCGCAAGGACGAGGAGGACAGGCATAGTCGGCCCTATTTCCGACGACGAGGACGCGGCGGGGCGCCGCCTGGGCGGCGAAGGACGTCAAGGTATTTCGAACGCAGGGCACTAGGTCGTGCCGCAGACAGCACGTCACCGGTCGGGCCACAACAGGGCCGCGGCCGCCGCGGCCTCGATGGCGATGAAGACTCCGGTCGGCCACGGATCGAGCCGCCGCTCCAGGGCCGCACCGCCCACCCGGGCTGCCGCCATGCCCGCAGTCGCCGCCGCGACGGCGTCGACCGCCCCGCGTCCGCGCGAGCCACGGCCGGCCGCGAGTAGGGCACCCGCGAATGCGAACGAGATCCCCGAATACACCGCCCTGATCTCCGTACGTGACGCCGCCGTCGGCGCGGACCCACGAAACACCTCAGGGACCCGACCAGGAACCGCGGCTCCGACCGCGCCGAGCGCTGCGTACCCCCCTGCGACGACGCGGATCCTTTGCTGGCGGGTGATACGGCGCATAGCTCCTCCGTCGGTCCGGCGGTGTCGGTCTCGGGCTCGACACCCTATGGTGCCAGCATGACTGACGCTCCGTCCTTTCCGCGCATGTACGCCCGCACGCTGCGCTTCACGCTCGGCACGCCCCGCAACCTCCAGGTCACGCCCGACGGGTCGCGGGTGCTGTTCGTACGCACACCATCGGGCACGTCACGTACCGGTGCCCTCTGGTCGTACGACGTCGCCGACGGGCAGGAGCGGCTGATCGCGGATCCCGCGCAGCTGCTCGGCGACTCCGGTGAGGAACTGTCGGCAGAGGAGCGGGCTCGGCGCGAGCGCAGTCGAGAGACCGCGGGTGGCATCGTCGGCTACACGACCGACGCAACCGCGAGTGTCGCCGCGTTCGCGCTGTCCGGCGCGATCTGGGTGGCCGAGGTAGCGGGTGAAGGAGCCCGCCGGCTGCCGTCGAACGGCCCGGTCATCGACCCGCACATCGACCCGACGGGGCGCACCGTCGCGTACGCGAACGACGGCGCGCTGCGGGTGATCGACGTCGACGGCGCATCGGACCGCGCACTCGTCGAGCCGGACGGCGACGAGGTCGTGTGGGGGCAGGCGGAGTTCGTCGCCGCCGAGGAGATGGAGCGCTACCGCGGGTTCTGGTGGGCGCCGGACGGCGAGTCGCTGCTCGTCGAGCGGTACGACAACACGCCGGTACCGGTCTGGTACGTCGCCGACCCCGCCAACCCGGAGTCGGAGCCCGTTCGCCACCGCTACCCTGCCGCGGGCTCCACGAACGCCGACGTCAGCCTGTGGCACATCACCCTCGACGGCACCCGCCGTCGCCTCGACTGGGACGACGACGCGTACCCGTATCTCACCCGGGTCGGCTGGTCGGCGTTCGGCGGACCCCTGCTCCAGGTGATGTCACGCGATCAGCGCGCCGTACAGATCCGACGTTTCGACGTCGAGTCCGGATCCACCTCCCTCGTACGCGAGCTGCACGACGACACCTGGCTCGACCTGTTCGTCGGCGTGCCGGCGTACGCGCCGGACGGCCGACTCGTCACGGTCGAGCCGAGCGAGGACACCAACCGCGTAGCGCTCGACGGCGAGCCGATCAGCCCCGTCGGCCTGCAGGTACGCCGTGTGCTCGCGATCGACGACCGCGGCGTGCTCGTGACGGCCAACGACGACCCCACCGAGCTCCACCTCGTCCGCATCGGGCTCGACGGCTCGGTCAACCGCCTCACCGCCGGCGGCGGCGTGCACAACGGATCGGCGGCCGGCGCGACGATGGTCGTCGTACGCTCGGCGCTTGACGTCGGTGCGAGCTCGATCACCGTGTACCGCGAAGGTGCCGAGATCGGTCAGATCTCAAACCTGGCTGAAGATCCCGGCTTCCGACCCAACGTGTCGTCGGTGACCGTCGGCGACCGCGATCTGCACGCCGCAGTGCTCTTCCCGCGCGACCACGTACGCGGAGCGAGGCGACTACCCGTGCTGATGGATCCGTACGGTGGACCACACGCACTCCGCAACGTGAAGTCGTCGCGCGGGTTCCTGCTGCCGCAGTGGCTCGCCGACCAAGGCTTCTGTGTGATCGTGTCGGACGGTCGCGGTACGCCGGGGCGCGGGCCGGCGTGGGACCGCAGCGTCCGCGACAACTTCGTGGCCACCCTCGACGACCAGGTCGACGCCCTCCAGGGGGTCGCACACGCGTACCCCGACGACGTCGACACCGGACACGTCGCGATCACGGGCTGGTCGTTCGGCGGATACCTCGCAGGGATGGCAGTGCTGCGGCGCCCAGACATCTTCCACACCGCAGTCGCCGGAGCGCCCGTCACCGACCAGCGCCTGTACGACACGTTCTACACCGAACGGTATCTCGGACACCCCGATGAACAGCCCGAGGTGTACGACCGCAACTCCCTGGGCGAGCTCGCGGGCGCCCTCGAACGACCCCTGATGATCATCCACGGCATGGTCGACGACAACGTCGTCGTCGCACACTCGCTGCGGCTGTCCTCCGCGCTGCTCGCCGCAGGACGTCCGCACGAGGTGCTGCCGCTGACGGGAGTCACGCACATGACCCCGCAGGAGACGGTCGCCGAGAACCTGCAGCTGCTGCAGGTCGAGTTCATCAAGCGTGGCTTGGGGATCGGGTAGGACTACTCCGATCTTTCGGTTAGGGCATACCGGCTTTGCCGCTACTCCGGCTGGCGCCTATCGGCTCTGCGTTTCCTTGGGTTACTACTTATCGGCTTCGCCGACCCGTCGGTTGGCGCCTATCGGGTTTCCCGCTACTCCGGTTGCTGTACAGACGGCGACGACGCAGGTACGCAGCGGGCTCGGGTTCACCGTCGACGCACCCGCCCTACCGGTTGGCGCCTATCGGCTTTCCCGCTACTCCCGTTGGTGTTCAAACGGCGGCGACGGCGGACGTACGCGGCGGCGGGCGTCACCTGTCGGCGATCCCGCACCTTCGGTTCCACCTATCGGGTTTCCCGTGCGCCGGGTGCCGGCCCCGTCGCACGCCGTGGAAGGAATCTACCTTTGGCCGGCCAGAGCCGGTCAAAGGTAGATTCTCTCCACGCGCACGCGGATTCTGGTCGGAATCTGCGGACGCTGCCACCACCTCGTGCACCAGCGCAAGCTGACGATCAAACCCGACGGACACGGCGGGCACACCTTCCACCGACAGACCGGCACACGCATCGACGACCACACCCGAGTCACGAAGCAGCGAGACCGCCAGGTCATCGCGAAGCTCGGCCACACCGAATCCCCGCCATCACTGCGCACCTGGACGACGGCATCACCGGCCAGCCCACCCGAAACGGCGGGCTGGCCGGCACGCCCGCGTACCCTTCCCTCATGGCTGTTCCTTCAACCCGGCTTATGGTTCTCGCGCTCGTCCGCACGATGCAGCCCATCCACGGCTACCACGTTCGCCGCGAACTGCTGTCGTGGCGAGCCGAGACTGGCTGAACATCCGGCAGGGCTCCATCTACGGCGCGCTCAAGACCCTCGCCCGTGACGGCTGGATCGAACCGACCGAGACGGACCAAGAATCGGATCCGCGGTGACACTGGCCCTCGCCGGCGTACTCGCCGTCGTTGGCGCGCGTACGTTCGCGCGCGAGAACGCGTAGCCGACGACGGGTGGGAGCCGGTACGGTCGAGACATGAGCGACATCCTGAGCAGCGAGCAGCTCCACAACGCGATGGCCGAGCACCCGCACTGGGAGGTACGCGAGGGCAAGCTGGTGCGCTCGGTACAGGCGTCCTCGTTCCCGAAGGCGATCCAGCTGGTCGACGCGGTCGCCGAACGCGCCGAAGCGGTTCAGCACCACCCCGATATCGACATCCGGTGGACGACCGTGACGTTCGCGCTCACTACCCACTCCGAGGGCGGCATCACCGCCAAGGACGTCGAGATGGCCGCTCAGATCGACGAGCTCATCGGCTGATCGAGATCGGCGCCTCGCCTGAGGTTCACCCGGTGACGTGGTGAGGGAAGCACCAGCGCCACGCCTCGCCCGGCTCGAAGCTGCGCATCACCGGGTGCTCGGACTCCTCCCAGTGCTTCGTCGCGTGCGTGCCCGGCGAGGAGTCGCAGCAGCCGATGTAGCCACACACCATGCACTCGCGCAGATGCACCCAGCTCATGCCTTCCTTGAGGCACTGCTCGCAACCCTCCGGCGTGCGCGGGCGCGGAGCGTCGACGTACGTACGCAGGTCCTCGCATTTTCCTCGGTTGCCTGATGGCACCAGTTCCACCTCGCGTTCGGCCGTCGTGTCTTCCGCGGAGCGGTCGAGGATCGTCTCCTCGACATCGAGCGCATCGAGTACGTGGCGCAACACCGTCTGGTCCATGTGACCGTTGCGCCGGATGCGCAGGACCTCCCCTCGCTCCGACTCGAGCATTATCTCTCGCAACTTCGCGTACTGCACGGACGGCGGATCGCTCGATCCCCCGAGACGCTCCCACACCGCGTTGGCGCGATCGAGAGACCGCTGACGAAGCCGGTCGACGACCTCCTGCGGCTCGTCGCCGGTGAGCTCTTCGTCGAGCCGCTGCAGACCCGCCCGGGCTGCGCGCTGGTAGACGGTCGCCTCCTGCAGGTGGTCCTCCTGCGGATCCGGCGCGGGGAGGTCGAGGCGCCGCACCAACGACGGCAGCGTCAGCCCCTGGATCAACAACGTACCGGCGGTGACGAAGAACGCGATCGCGACGAACACCTCCCGATGCGGGGTGTCCTCGGGTAGCAGGAAGACCGCCGCGAGCGTCACGACGCCGCGCATGCCGGCCCACGCGACGATCGTCGTGAACTGCCACGGCGGGCTCGGGTCCGTGCGACGCACAGCCGGAATCAGCCGGGGAAGGTACGTCGCGGGGAACACCCAGCAGAAGCGCAGCACGATCGCGGCCACGAGGGCGGCGACACAGCTCCAGACGATCGTCGACATCGCGAGATCGCTGTCGCCCAGGTCGGCGATGACCGTACGCACCTGGAGGCCGATCAACAAGAAGACGGTGTTCTCCAGCAGGAACCCGATCGTCGCCCAGATGGTGCGCTCGAACACCCTCGACGACGCGGACTGGATCACCGGCGACCGGTGGCCGAGCAGCAGGCCCGCGACCACGACCGCGAGCACACCCGAGGAGTGGATCTCCTCCGCCGGGATGTACGCGATCCATGGCGTGAGGATCGAGATCGAGACATCCGTGAGCGTGTCGGTGACCCGCTTGCGTACCCAGCCGATGACGACCGCGACGACCACACCGATCGCGGCCGCGCCAACGGCGGACACCAGGAAGTCCAGGCCGACCGACCAGACCGTCACGCCCCCTGCCCCCATCGCCGCGACCGCCGTACGCAGGGTGACGAGTGCGGTCGCGTCGTTGACCAGGCTCTCGCCCTCGAGAATGGTGACGATGCGACGCGGCATGCCGGCCTTGCGGGCGATCGAGGTCGCGGCGACCGCATCCGGCGGCGCGACCACCGCGCCGAGCGCCAGCGCCGCGGCGAGCGGAACCGGCAGCAGCCACCAGACGGTCAACCCGACGCCGAGCGTCGTGAACACGACCAGCCCGACCGACAGCAGACCGATCGGTCGCTTGTTGCGTCGGAAGTCGATCAGCGACGTACGGATCGCCGCCGCGTACAGCAGCGGGGGCAGCAACCCGATCAGGACGAGGTCGGGCGTGAGCGCGACGTCGGGGATGAACGGCAGGTACGAACCCACGAACCCCGCGACGACGAGCACGAGTGGGGCCGAGAAGCCGACACGCCGCGCCAACGCGCTGACCGCGACGACGCAGGTGACCAGCACGACCATGGTGACGGCGATATGCACGCAGCCATTCTCACAGCAGGGTGGGCATCCCTCGTCGGTCGTCGCCAGTTAGGGTCGTCGCGATGACCCCCCTTCCCCCGGCGGTTCGCCGTACTTCCCTGCGCCCTGTTGGCCACCGCACTGCTTGCCTCGTGCTCATCCGACGACGACACCGGCGCCGAGCACACTCCTGCGCCGTCCGCTTCTCGGACGCTCACACCGGAGACCGAGCGCTCGCCGCAGAAGGCGGCTCCACAGGCCGAAGCGGGCGGCGAGACGGACCATGGAAACGGGACGGCGGAGCCGCAACCCGACGAGCAAACCACCGAGCCCGAGGAGTCGAGCGAGGCACCGACCGAGCGCTCGACGACCGACCCGTCGCGTACGCGTACCGCGCCGAACCTCCCCGAAGACGGCGAGGGCGTACTCGACGGACGCCGGATGGTCGCACTGTACGGAGTACCCGGTACGTCGTCGCTCGGCGCGCTCGGCGAGCAGCCACTCGGCCAGGCGATCGAGCGGGTCAAAGGGCTGGCGAAACGGTACGAGCCGCTGACCGACGACGACGTCGTACCGACGTTCGAGCTGATCGCGTCGGTCGCGTCGACGAGCGCCGGCGCCGATGGCGACTTCTCCTCCGAGATCTCGCCGTCGACCCTCCGGCCGTGGATCGAGCGGGCGGCGAAGGAAGGGGTGTACGTCGTGCTCGACCTGCAGCCGGGGCGTACCGACTTCCTGACCCAGGCCAAGCGCTTCGAGGCGTTGCTGCGGTACCCCAACGTCGGTCTCGCACTCGACCCCGAATGGCGCCTCGGCCCGCGCGAGCGCCATCTCGAGCAGATCGGCTCCGTCCACGGCAAGGAGGTCGACGCGACGATCGGCTGGCTGGCGGAGCTCACCCGCCGCGAGGAGCTGCCGGAGAAGCTGGTCGTACTGCACCAGTTCCGTACCTCCATGATCGCCGACCGCCGGTCCGTACGTACCGACCGCGACGCGGTCACGGTGCTGATCCACGCCGACGGGCAGGGGACGCAGCCGGCCAAGCGGGGTACCTGGAAGGCGCTCCACGAGGGCGCGCCGAAGGGTGTCCGATGGGGCTGGAAGAACTTCATCGACGAGGACCACCCGATGCTGACCCCGCAGCAGACGTACCGGATCACGCCGAGACCGGACTTCGTCAGCTACCAGTAGCGGTCAGCCCGCGTCGGCCGCGCGCTCCAGCTCGGCGATGTCGATCTTGCCCATCGTGAGCATCGCGGCCATCGCCCGCTGGCCCCGCTCGGGGTCGGGGTCGCCGACCAGCTCGTCGAGGCGCGTCGGGACGATCTGCCACGAAACGCCGTACCTGTCCTTGACCCAACCGCACGGGCCGGGCTGACCGTCCGCGCCGAGCGCGTCCCAGTAGTGGTCGACCTCGTCCTGGTCGGCGCAGTCGACCACGAACGAGATCGACTCGTCGAACCTGAAGCCCGCCTCGCCGCCGTTGAGCACCATGAAGGGTGTGCCGTCGAGCTCGAACAAGACGGTCATCACCGAGCCCGCAGGCATCGGTCCGGCCGACCCGTAGTGGGTGATCTCGGTGATCGTGGAGTTCGGGAAGACATCGGTGTAGAAGCGTGCCGCCGCTTCGCCGTTGTCGTCGAACCACAGACAGTTTCTGATCCTCGGCATGGTCGCCTCCGGTGAGCTCGCGACGACGGCCGGCCCGCCGCCTACGGGTACGACGACGGCCGGGTGCCGAACTCATCGGCCCGTCAGGTCACGGCCATCCGCCAGATCGCGATCACGCCGAGGGCGACGATGCAGGCCCGCAACGCGACGGGATGCAGCCGTCGACCGATGCGCGCGCCGACGTACCCGCCGGTCATCGATCCCACGGCGATGAGCGCGACGGCGTCCCAGTGGATGCTGGACCATCCGACGATCAGGTACGTCGTCGCCGCAACCGAGTTCACCGTGAGGACCAGGACGTTCTTGAACCCGTTCAGGCGCTGCATCGGATCGGAGACCAGTAGCCCGAGGAGACCCATCAGCAGGATGCCCTGCGCGGCGGCGAAGTAGCCGCCGTATACCGCACACCCGAAGACCACCGCCGAGATGGCGATGCGGCGCCCGATGCCTGGTGCCGCACCGTCGTCGGCCGGTGGTGCATCGCCGCGGCGGCGACGCAGGCTGCGCTGCACGAGCGGCTGGATGAGGACGAGCACGAGCGCAACGACGATCAGCGTCGGCACGATCGCCTCGAACGCCTCCTCCGGCAGGTGCAGCAGCAGGAACGCGCCGACGAGCGCACCGGCCATGGACATCGGTACGAGCCGCGCCAGCCGACGACCCTGCCCGACCAGCTCGCGCCGGTAGCCGAGCGAGCCGGAGACGCCTCCGGGGATCAGCCCGAGAGCGTTGCTCATCGTCGCCGAGACCGGGGGCACGCCGACCGCGACGAGGGTGGGGAAGGTGATCAGTGTGCCCGACCCGACGACCGTGTTGATCGTCCCCGCGCCGACACCGGCGACGAGCACGAGGAGCATCTCGATCGGGCTCATGACCCAGCTACCTGCGGCTCATCTGCCGACGGCATAGCCCTGCATCCCCCGTGGGTTCGCCGCCGCGCGTACCTGCCCGGTGCGCGGATCGCGTGCGACGGCCGACAGTCGGCCGAGCTCCCAGGCGCCGGCAACGCTCATCCGGTGACCGCGCGACTCGAGCTCCGCAACGACCTCGGCGCCCAACCGCTCCTCCGCGACGACCTGCCCCGGGTATGCGTCGCGCGGGTAGAACGACCCCGGGAAATGCGTCGTGTGGAACATCGGGGCGTCGATCGCCTCCTGCAGGTTCATGCCGCCGAGCAGGTGGTTGAGCAGGAACACGAGCTGCCACTGGTCCTGCTGGTCGCCTCCGGGAGAGCCGTACGCGAGCACGGCCTCGCAGTCGCGCGAGACCATCGTCGGCGAGAGGGTCGTACGCGGCCGCTTGCCCGGGGCAAGGGAGTTGGGCAGCCCTTCCTCGAGCCACGCCATCTGCAACCGGGTGCCGAGCCCGAAGCCGAGGTCGGGGATCACCGGGCTCGCATGCAACCAGCCGCCACTCGGCGTCGCCGAGATCATCGTTCCCCAGCGGTCGACGACGTCGAGGTGCACCGTGTCGCCCCGGCCCGAACCGCCGTCGGCGGCGATCGGCTCGCCCGTCGTCGCATCGACCGGTGGGCGTACGGAGGTGTCGCGATCGATGATCTCGGGAAGCACCGGAATCCGACCGCCCGGAGCTCCGGGACGCAGGTCGAGGGACGCTTCGTCACCGATGAGGCCCCTGCGGCCGTCGTTGTACGCCGGCGACAACAGCGCGTCGAGCGGCACGTCGGCCACGTCGCCGTACCACGCCTCACGATCGGCGAAGGCGAGCTTGGCCGCCTCGACGACCGCGTGGACGAAGTCCGGAGTGCCGGGGCGGATGTCGAGACCGTCGAGCAGAGCGAGCTGCTGGAGCAGCACCGGACCCTGGCCCCACGGGCCGGTCTTGTAGACGGTGTGAGAGCCGAACTCGATACCGACCGGCGCCTCGTACGCCGGCCGCCATCGTGCGAGGTCGGCACCGGTGATGAGTCCCGAGTGCTTCGTACCCGTCGAGTCGAGCCAGGCCGTCCGCGCCCACGCATCGACCGCCTCGGCGACGAAGCCGTCCGACCACGCGGTCAGCGCGCTGGCGATCCGGCTCTCGCGAGTGGAGCCGACCGCCGCGCGTACGAGCCGCTCATAGGTGCCGGCGAGCGCGGGGTTGGTGAACAACGCGCCCGCATGCGGAGCCCTGCCACCCCGGAGATACACCGTGGCCGACGTCGTCCACTCGTCGGCGAAGAGCTGCTCGACCCGGGCGATTCCCGCGGCGACCTTGGCGGTGAGCGGGTAGCCGTTGCTCGCGTATCCGATCGCGTAGGCGAGCACATCGGACAGCTCCCAGGTGCCGTGATCACGGAGCAACGTCAGCCAGCCCGGAGTCGCGCCGGGCACGACCGCGGCAAGCTGGCCCGACCCGGGCACGAGGTCGAGACCGAGGTCGCGGTACGCCTGCGGCGTAGCGGCCTCGGGCGCCGGGCCCTGAGCGCAGAGCACGGTCGGCCGCTCGTCGCCCACGCGACTGAACAGCAGCGGGAGATCGCCGCCGGGGCCGTTCTGGTGCGGCTCGACGACCTGCAGCACGAACCCGCCGGCGACGACCGCGTCGAAGGCATTGCCACCGCGCTCGAGCACGGACATGGCGGTCTGGCTGGAGAGCCAGTGGGTCGACGCGGCCATCCCGAACGTACCCGCGAGCTCGGGCCGGGTGGTGAAGTCGGTCATCTGCTGCCTTCCTATGTCGGCGATCGAGCCTCCAACGTGAACTCCATCCGTGGCAGCACCCGGCCCGGAATGGATCCGCTCGGCGACTCACCCACCCGCCTCGCACCGAACCGTGCGTAGAACGGCTCAGCGCCCGGGTCGGAGTCGAGTCGTACGCGCCGGAACCCGAGTCGCCGCGCCGCCGCCAGCGCGTCCTCGAGCAGTCTCCGGCCGACACCCTCTCCGATGTACGGCGGGTCGACGAACAGGGCCGCGAGCTCGCCTTCCGGTGGGCCACCCTTGAGCAGCGAGAACCCCGCAACGGAACCCGCGACCTCGGCAACGGACGCGGTGCCCGAGGCGAGTTGCGGCGGGCTGAAGGTCAGCTCATCCGCGCAGGCGGCCAGGAACTCCGCGGAGTAGCCCCAATGGGCCTTCGAACGGAGGGCGAGGGCCGACAGGATCGCGGCCTCGGCGGAAACTGCGGGCCGCACGCGTACTCGACCCCGGTACTCGCTCACAACGGGTGCATCGTACCCGGACGCGCCCGAAGCGCACCCGAACCCGGCGACTAGGCTGAAGCCTCCGACATAGCCGACGCGGCGCCATCCTGCCGCGTCCGCCTGCTGCGACTTTCTAGGAGAGATCCCGGATATGGCCAAGGTCATCTACACCCACACCGACGAAGCGCCCCTGATGGCAACGTACTCGTTCCTGCCGATCATCGAGGCGTACGCCGCGACGGCCGGTGTCGAGGTGGAGACCCGCGATATCTCGCTCGCCGGGCGCATCATCGCGCAGTTCGGTGACCTGCTCCCCGAGGAGCAGCGGATCGGCGATGCGCTTGCCGAGCTGGGCGACCTCGCGAACCAACCCGAGGCCAACATCATCAAGCTGCCGAACATCAGCGCGTCGGTCCCCCAGCTCAAGGCCGCGATCGCCGAGCTGCAGTCGCAGGGCTACGCGCTGCCCGACTACCCCGACGACCCGTCGACCGACGAGGCGCGCGACGTACGCGCCCGCTACGACAAGGTCAAGGGCAGCGCGGTCAACCCCGTCCTGCGCCAGGGCAACTCCGATCGCAGGGCGCCGGCGCCGGTCAAGAACTTCGCCCGTAAGTACCCGCACTCGATGGGTGCGTGGAGCGCCGACTCGAAGACCAACGTCGCGCACATGCCGGCCGACGACTTCCGCTCCAACGAGAAGTCCGTCGTCCTGGCAGCCGACGACACCCTGTCGATCCGACTGGTCGGCGACGACGGCAGCACCACCGTGCTCAAGGAGTCCGTCCCCGTGCTCGCCGGCGAGATCGTCGACGCGACCGTGCTGCGGGCCGCCGCGCTCGACGAGTTCCTGGCGGCGCAGATCGCCCGCGCGAAGTCCGAGGGCGTGCTCTTCTCGGTGCACCTCAAAGCGACGATGATGAAGGTGTCCGACCCGATCATCTTCGGCCACGTCGTCAGGGCGTTCTTCCCGAAGGTGTTCGAGGCGTACGGCGACCAGCTCGCCGCCGCCGGCCTGAGCGCCAACGACGGGCTCGCCTCCATCCTCGGCGGCATCGACGCGCTGCCCGCCGACGTACGCGAGGGCGTCAAGGCGGCCATCGACCAGGGGTTGCAGGACGGCCCGGCGCTCGCGATGGTCGACTCCGACAACGGCATCACCAACCTGCACGTCCCGAGCGACGTGATCGTCGACGCCTCGATGCCGGCGATGATCCGCACGTCGGGCAAGATGTGGGGCCCCGACGGCGGGCAGGGCGACGCGCTCGCGGTGATCCCCGACGGCAGCTACGCCGACGTCTACCAGACCGTCCTCGACGACTGCCGCGCCAACGGCACGTTCGACCCGACCACGATGGGCTCGGTCCCGAACGTCGGCCTGATGGCGCAGGCCGCCGAGGAGTACGGCAGCCACGACAAGACGTTCGAGATCCAGCAGGCGGGCAAGGCCCAGGTCGTCGACAGTGCCGGCACCGTGCTGATCGAGCACGAGGTCTCCCCCGGCGACATCTGGCGCGCCTGCCAGACCAAGGACGTCCCCGTACGCGACTGGGTCAAGCTCGCGGTCAATCGTGCCCGGGCGTCGAGCACACCGGCGGTGTTCTGGCTCGACTCACAGCGGGCGCACGACGCGAACCTGATCGCGAAGGTCAACGAGTACCTCCCGGAGCACGACACCGACGGCCTGCAGATCGAGATCATGTCCCCGGTCGAGGCCACCGCGTACTCACTCGAGCGCATCCGCAAGGGCGAGGACACCATCTCGGTCACAGGCAACGTACTGCGCGACTACCTGACCGACCTGTTCCCGATCCTCGAGCTCGGTACGAGCGCGAAGATGCTGTCGATCGTTCCGCTGATCAACGG harbors:
- a CDS encoding GNAT family N-acetyltransferase; translated protein: MSEYRGRVRVRPAVSAEAAILSALALRSKAHWGYSAEFLAACADELTFSPPQLASGTASVAEVAGSVAGFSLLKGGPPEGELAALFVDPPYIGEGVGRRLLEDALAAARRLGFRRVRLDSDPGAEPFYARFGARRVGESPSGSIPGRVLPRMEFTLEARSPT
- a CDS encoding NADP-dependent isocitrate dehydrogenase: MAKVIYTHTDEAPLMATYSFLPIIEAYAATAGVEVETRDISLAGRIIAQFGDLLPEEQRIGDALAELGDLANQPEANIIKLPNISASVPQLKAAIAELQSQGYALPDYPDDPSTDEARDVRARYDKVKGSAVNPVLRQGNSDRRAPAPVKNFARKYPHSMGAWSADSKTNVAHMPADDFRSNEKSVVLAADDTLSIRLVGDDGSTTVLKESVPVLAGEIVDATVLRAAALDEFLAAQIARAKSEGVLFSVHLKATMMKVSDPIIFGHVVRAFFPKVFEAYGDQLAAAGLSANDGLASILGGIDALPADVREGVKAAIDQGLQDGPALAMVDSDNGITNLHVPSDVIVDASMPAMIRTSGKMWGPDGGQGDALAVIPDGSYADVYQTVLDDCRANGTFDPTTMGSVPNVGLMAQAAEEYGSHDKTFEIQQAGKAQVVDSAGTVLIEHEVSPGDIWRACQTKDVPVRDWVKLAVNRARASSTPAVFWLDSQRAHDANLIAKVNEYLPEHDTDGLQIEIMSPVEATAYSLERIRKGEDTISVTGNVLRDYLTDLFPILELGTSAKMLSIVPLINGGGLFETGAGGSAPKHVQQLQKENHLRWDSLGEFLALAVSFEHLATATGNDHARVLGGALDRATERLLDENKSPSRKVGEIDNRGSHFYVALYWADELAKQTDDTDLAAKFQPVAESLLVNEQTIAAELIGAQGSPVDVGGYYRPDDVKASAVMRPSATFNEVLASLA
- a CDS encoding gamma-glutamyltransferase family protein; translation: MTDFTTRPELAGTFGMAASTHWLSSQTAMSVLERGGNAFDAVVAGGFVLQVVEPHQNGPGGDLPLLFSRVGDERPTVLCAQGPAPEAATPQAYRDLGLDLVPGSGQLAAVVPGATPGWLTLLRDHGTWELSDVLAYAIGYASNGYPLTAKVAAGIARVEQLFADEWTTSATVYLRGGRAPHAGALFTNPALAGTYERLVRAAVGSTRESRIASALTAWSDGFVAEAVDAWARTAWLDSTGTKHSGLITGADLARWRPAYEAPVGIEFGSHTVYKTGPWGQGPVLLQQLALLDGLDIRPGTPDFVHAVVEAAKLAFADREAWYGDVADVPLDALLSPAYNDGRRGLIGDEASLDLRPGAPGGRIPVLPEIIDRDTSVRPPVDATTGEPIAADGGSGRGDTVHLDVVDRWGTMISATPSGGWLHASPVIPDLGFGLGTRLQMAWLEEGLPNSLAPGKRPRTTLSPTMVSRDCEAVLAYGSPGGDQQDQWQLVFLLNHLLGGMNLQEAIDAPMFHTTHFPGSFYPRDAYPGQVVAEERLGAEVVAELESRGHRMSVAGAWELGRLSAVARDPRTGQVRAAANPRGMQGYAVGR